CGCCGAGTTCCCACCCACCGAACAGCAGGCCGAGTTGGAGGGCGTCGCCGAAGAGATCGAGATTCCCGACCGCCTGCCCTACATTGTCGCCATTATCGACGAGCTCGCCGACCTCATGATGGTCAACCCGGCCGAGATCGAGACCAGCATCGCCCGCCTCGCCCAGCTTGCCCGTGCCGCCGGCATCCACCTCATCATTGCCACCCAGCGCCCGTCGGTGAACGTCATCACCGGCGTAATCAAGGCCAACCTCCCCTCGCGTATCGCCTTCCAGGTGGCCTCGCAGGTGGACTCCCGCACCATTCTCGATACCAAGGGCGCCGACACGCTTATCGGCCGCGGCGACATGCTCTTCTCGCCCCCGGGCAGCTCGCGCCTCGTGCGCGCCCAAGGCGCCTTCGTGGCTGACGATGAGGTCATCGAGCTGGTCGAGTTCCTCAAGCGCAACGGTCCGCCCCAATACGCCCAGTCCGTCCAGCAGCAGATCGACCGCGCCGCCAAGGAGGACGACGATGAGGATGGTGAGGGTGGCAGCGACGACCTCGGCGACGACCAGGAACTGTTCATGCAGGCCTTCGACGTGATCAAGGCCAGTCGCCGCGCCTCCACCTCCACCCTCCAGCGCAAGCTTCGCATCGGCTACAACCGCGCCGCGCGCATCATGGATCTCATGGAGGACAAGGGCATCGTCGGCCCCGAGAACGGTTCCTCGCCGCGCGAGATCCTCGTGGACCTCGACACCTACCAGCCGTGACCGCCGCCGCGTTTCACGCCGAATTTCGCGTCCGGCGCGTGTTTCGTGGTGACATGACCCTCCGCCTTTCCTAACTCAATTCCCATGCAGACCATCGGCGAACGACTCGAGGAGGCACGGAAACGGAAGGGCCTTTCTATCCGCGAGGCGGCCGAGCACACGAAGATCCGCGGCGACTATCTGCAGAAGTTCGAGGCCAACTCCTTCGACATCGACCTGCCGCCGCTCTACATCCGGGGTTTCGTCCGCACCTACGCCCGCTATCTTGAGATGGATGCGGAGCGCATCGTCAACGAAGTCGAGACGGCCCTCGGCCGCGAGACCAAGCCCGCCCGCCGCGAACACCGCGAACCGCTCGGCCGGGTGGACTTCGGCGCCGAGCCGCGCAAGGCCGACTCCAGCGACACCGGCGAAAAAGTCGGAGGTGGCTCCGCCAACGACAAGGCCATGCTGATCAAGTTCGGTCTCGTGGGTGGAGGCGCCCTCGTCGTCATTGTCGTGATTCTCCTGCTTATCAACGTGCTCACCTCGCGCACCCCGGCCAAACCTGCCGCGACGGTCACCGAGTCTGCCACCCCTACCGTGCAGGCCGAGCCCGCCCAAACCCTCGTGCTGACCGCGGTGGAGGCGACCCGCGTCAAGGTCGTGCAGGATCTCGACGGCGCCACCCTGTTCAACGGAGCCCTCACCAAGGGAGAGGCCAAATCTTTCAAGAAGCAGGGCAGACTTCTCATTACCGTGGAAACCGGCAAAAACATCCGAATGGAAGTCAACGGCCGCAGCTATCCCGTTCCACTCGACGGCTACGGCCGCTTTGCCCTCGACTGAGTATCAGCCCGGGCCGGCTCAAGGCGAAGTGCGGGCAACCCACCCGCAAGCATCAGGTGCTACTTCCGTAGCGCCACGGGCGGACCGAGCACTTCGCGCAGAATGAACGCGCGGCGCAGGGCTTCGGGACTGCGCAGATCGCCCACTACCGTTGAGCGGGTGGCCGCCCGCTTCGCGGCGCTGTGGTCGGCCGTCGCTTCCTCAAACTCGGTGCGCTTCGACGCGGACTCCTTCATGCGCTTGGCTTCGATCAATTTTTCCTGCCACGCGGCCTGCTGCTCCAAAATTTCGGCCTGACGCTGCGCATCAATACGTGAGCCGCTGCGCAACTGTGGTGTCGGCTGCGGAGAGGAAACTATCACTTCCCGGACGAGCGGAGGCGGAGTGTCCGAGCCCTCCTCGGCATATTCCGGTACGGTAGCAGTTTCTTGCGCGGTGCCACCCCGTTGGCGCTGGGCGATCTTGCGCTGGATTTCCTCGCGGATCTTGCGCGTGCGCTCAGCCAACTCGGGATCCTCGAACTCGAATTCCTTGGACTGCTCCGGCTGCCCGAGAGCAGACTCGTCCGCCCCCTTCTTCCTCGTGATGGCCTGGAACAACTGCAGCAGGACACCGCCGATGATGATCACGGCCCAGATGTTATCGAGCAGCAGTTGGATCCATTTCATGACCGGAAGGGGAAGGCGTGAATGGGCGGCAATTCCGGCTTATTTCTTGCCCTCGGGATGTGCAATCGAGCCGCGCATGGCGGTGTCGGACTGGATGTTTTCCATCTTGTAGTAGTCCATGACGCCCAGCTTGCCCTGACGGAAGGCCTCGGCCATGGCGCGCGGCACCTCGGACTGGGCCCGCACGACTTCGGCCTGCATTTCCTGCACCTTGGCCTTCATTTCCTGCTCGAGCGCGACCGCGGCCGCGCGGCGGATTTCCGCCTGCGCCTGGGCCATGTTCTTGTTCGCCTCGGCCTGCGCTTCCTGGAGCTTGGCGCCCACGTTCTCACCCACGTCCACGTCGGCGATATCGATGGAAAGGATCTCGAACGCCGTGCCTACATCGAGACCGCGCTGCAGCACCACCTTGGAAATGCTGTCCGGGCTCTCGAGCACGGTCTTGTAGGTCTCGGCCGAGCCGATGGTGGTGACGATGCCCTCGCCGACGCGGGCGATGATAGTCTCCTCCTTGGCGCCACCGACGAAGCGGCCGAGGTTGGTGCGCACAGTCACGCGCGCCTTCACCTTCACCTGGATGCCGTCCTTGGCCACGCCGTCGATCGTGGTGCGGCCGCCCTCGGGATTGGGGCAGTCAATGACCTTCGGGTCCACCGAGGTGCGCACGGCCTCAACCACGCTCTTGCCCGAGCCCTTGGTCGCGAGGTCGATGGCACAAGCCCGGTCCCAATCGAGCTCAATGCCGGCCTTCTGCGCGGCGACGATGGCCTGCACGGTCGGCACGACGTTGCCACCGGCGAGGAAGTGGGCGGCGATCTTGTCGGTCGCCAGCTCGATGCCGGCCTTCACGGCAGTGATGCGGGCATCAACCACCAGGCTGTAGGGCACGCCGCCGAGGCGCATGCCGAGCAGGTTGAGCATGCCCACGGGCGCGCCGTTGAGCATCGCCTTCAGCCAGGTGCTGAAGAACGAGAACACGATGAAGAACGCGATCAGCGCGGGTACGCCGATCAGGACGAGCACAATGACGGAGGGCATGGTAGTTTCAGGATTTAGTTAGAATTAGACGGAAATTGTCGAGGCCCGTGACCCGCAGCATGGCCCCCTTCGGCGCATGTCCGGATTGTGAGAACGCCTCGTAGCGACGCCCCTCGACGATCACGTAACCGCTCGGCACGAGCGGCGTGATCGCCTCGGCGGTCTTGCCCACCACGGCCTGAAGGTCAGCCACTGGCGGCTGACTGGTGGCGGTGACCGCGGACTGCACAATGAGCTTCTTGCCGACACGCGTCTTGGGCAGCCAGATCAGCTCGATGTAAAGCATCAGGCCCAGCAGCACCACGGCCACGGCCGTGGCGATGAGCCCGCCAGCCAGGCCAAAGTTCACAAACGCCAGCACGCAGCCCACGAGCATACAAAGCCCGCCGATGATGCCGAGGATCGCGCCGGGCACAAAGACCTCGCCGGCCAGCAACAGCACACCGATGAGAAACAGGATAATGATGGCGTTCATAACTTGGCCTTTTCAACGACGAGACCGAAATCCGTGCGCCCACTGACCACGATCGCCTCGCCGGTGTCAATGCCCCCGACCTCGACCTTGGCCTCGTAGCGCCGGCCGCCGATCTCCACCTGACCGCTAGGCCGCAGCATGGTGACAGCCACGCCGGTCTGACCCACAAGGGAAAGAATCTGCCCCCGGGCCTCGGGCGCTGCGCCGGAAATTTGGGCGGTTCCTGCCACGGCGGTTTGGACAATCATTTTGTCCCACACCCAGCCTTTCGGCAGGTAGCGCAGCAGGGCCACGCCCAAAAGGACGGCCAGCGCCAGGCCCAAACCCACATTCTGGAGCGGCCGTACGAAGGCGTCGCCCGACCAAGCCACGCTGATCGGTTCACCCGGCCAGAGATCTGCCATGGCCCAGACCATCGAACCCAGCATCAACGCCAGGCCGCTTACGGCCACGATGGCTATGCCGGGAAAGAAAATCAGCTCGACCGCCACCAGAATTAGACCGATTGCAAAGAGCAGGATCGGCTCGTGCCCGGAGAATCCGGCCACGTAATTGCCGAGGAACACGATCGCCAGCAGCGTAATGCCCGCGATGCCGAAGATGCCAAATCCGGGGGTCTTGAACTCAATGAAGAGCGCCAGCATGCCAAGCCCCATCAGCACCGGTGAAATGGCGTTCAGATATTGGGCGAGTTTCTCGGACCAAGTGACTTGGAATTTCTGCACGGTGTATTTGCCTGCACCGAACTTGCTGGCAAGGAGCTCCTCGATGTTCGCTGCTTTGCCCGCACCGAGCAGCGGCTGGGGTGGCTCGCCGTAAAGTTCCAGGGCTTCGGTGGCGGTCAAGGAAAGCAGCTCACCCTTGGGCTTGATTACCTTGTCGCCGATCTTCAGCTCGAAATCCTCGTCGATCATCGCCTGCACGGCCTGACCGCGGAAGCCTTTGCCCTCGGAGGTCGCCCGCACCCGCGCGCGCAGGTAACTGACGATTTTCTGTTTCATCGTCTTGTCCACCTCACCGCCGGTAGCGAGCACCGGGGCGGCGGCGCCAATGACCGCACTCGGGGCAAACCAGATTTCATCCGTCGCCGCCGAGATGAAGGCGCCAGCCGACATCGCCTCGCTGTCCACGTAGGTCAGCTTCTTGCCGGGAAACTTGTCGAGCGCCTCCATGATCTCGAACGTCTTGTCGAGGGCACCACCAGGGGTGTTCATATCGAGCACCACCACATCCGTCTTCCGCTCGATGGCCTCTTTCAGGCCGCGCCGCAGGATGTAAACGGTCGGCGTGCTGATCTCGTCCTTGACCGGGATGACATAGACCCGGGTCGGGCCAACCACGGCCGGTTCCGGCGCAACCACCGCGCTCTTGGGCGAGGTGGCCGGCGCCGGCGCCT
The DNA window shown above is from Oleiharenicola lentus and carries:
- a CDS encoding NfeD family protein; its protein translation is MNAIIILFLIGVLLLAGEVFVPGAILGIIGGLCMLVGCVLAFVNFGLAGGLIATAVAVVLLGLMLYIELIWLPKTRVGKKLIVQSAVTATSQPPVADLQAVVGKTAEAITPLVPSGYVIVEGRRYEAFSQSGHAPKGAMLRVTGLDNFRLILTKS
- a CDS encoding helix-turn-helix domain-containing protein — protein: MQTIGERLEEARKRKGLSIREAAEHTKIRGDYLQKFEANSFDIDLPPLYIRGFVRTYARYLEMDAERIVNEVETALGRETKPARREHREPLGRVDFGAEPRKADSSDTGEKVGGGSANDKAMLIKFGLVGGGALVVIVVILLLINVLTSRTPAKPAATVTESATPTVQAEPAQTLVLTAVEATRVKVVQDLDGATLFNGALTKGEAKSFKKQGRLLITVETGKNIRMEVNGRSYPVPLDGYGRFALD
- the floA gene encoding flotillin-like protein FloA (flotillin-like protein involved in membrane lipid rafts), with translation MPSVIVLVLIGVPALIAFFIVFSFFSTWLKAMLNGAPVGMLNLLGMRLGGVPYSLVVDARITAVKAGIELATDKIAAHFLAGGNVVPTVQAIVAAQKAGIELDWDRACAIDLATKGSGKSVVEAVRTSVDPKVIDCPNPEGGRTTIDGVAKDGIQVKVKARVTVRTNLGRFVGGAKEETIIARVGEGIVTTIGSAETYKTVLESPDSISKVVLQRGLDVGTAFEILSIDIADVDVGENVGAKLQEAQAEANKNMAQAQAEIRRAAAVALEQEMKAKVQEMQAEVVRAQSEVPRAMAEAFRQGKLGVMDYYKMENIQSDTAMRGSIAHPEGKK
- a CDS encoding NfeD family protein, whose translation is MPEIRDAFHGLLVKRIGGRVPTQSQTIYAQAGGPAGNNSGNCKLATLAWRRAYGRMALMFKHALMLFPLLAAAALAVAQEAPAPATSPKSAVVAPEPAVVGPTRVYVIPVKDEISTPTVYILRRGLKEAIERKTDVVVLDMNTPGGALDKTFEIMEALDKFPGKKLTYVDSEAMSAGAFISAATDEIWFAPSAVIGAAAPVLATGGEVDKTMKQKIVSYLRARVRATSEGKGFRGQAVQAMIDEDFELKIGDKVIKPKGELLSLTATEALELYGEPPQPLLGAGKAANIEELLASKFGAGKYTVQKFQVTWSEKLAQYLNAISPVLMGLGMLALFIEFKTPGFGIFGIAGITLLAIVFLGNYVAGFSGHEPILLFAIGLILVAVELIFFPGIAIVAVSGLALMLGSMVWAMADLWPGEPISVAWSGDAFVRPLQNVGLGLALAVLLGVALLRYLPKGWVWDKMIVQTAVAGTAQISGAAPEARGQILSLVGQTGVAVTMLRPSGQVEIGGRRYEAKVEVGGIDTGEAIVVSGRTDFGLVVEKAKL